A genomic stretch from Falsibacillus albus includes:
- a CDS encoding DUF2535 family protein produces MLLKSLEFKTTDGQKVKIIDIPVLEEDSPLKFKVNVRLELFMRKIISRDEPKKVYSLREHLKKTLKWTEYEQIYRASELKNNA; encoded by the coding sequence TTGCTGCTGAAAAGCCTTGAGTTCAAAACAACGGATGGACAGAAGGTAAAGATTATCGATATTCCAGTATTGGAGGAAGATAGCCCGCTAAAATTCAAAGTAAACGTAAGGTTGGAACTGTTTATGAGGAAAATCATTTCTCGAGACGAGCCAAAAAAAGTTTACTCTTTGAGGGAACATTTGAAGAAGACGTTAAAGTGGACTGAATACGAACAAATTTATCGAGCTTCGGAATTAAAAAACAATGCTTAA
- a CDS encoding DegV family protein, translating to MSKIKIVTDSTVDLPQDILDRLGIHVIPLSISIENETFVDRIDITPKAFMEKMKRSNELPKSSQPPIGTFVDKYNELGEDGSEVLSIHMSGNLSGTVRSAESAAQMSDANVTVIDSRFITRALGYQVMVAAEMALKGASMDQILSGLDTVRSSTNLYIVVDTLENLVKGGRIGKGRALIGSLLNIKPIASLENGEYTPVTKVRSHSQAVKYLAKQFAEDIKNRTVKSAAIMHAEGLELALALKKKIKETTGYEEIEIDDTTPIISTHTGAGTIGLVYYTE from the coding sequence ATGAGCAAGATAAAGATCGTCACCGATTCCACGGTAGATCTCCCCCAGGATATCCTTGATAGGCTAGGAATCCATGTAATCCCTTTGTCAATATCCATTGAAAATGAAACGTTCGTCGATCGGATAGATATAACACCGAAGGCATTTATGGAAAAAATGAAAAGATCCAACGAACTGCCTAAAAGTTCTCAGCCTCCGATCGGTACTTTTGTAGATAAGTATAATGAATTAGGCGAAGATGGAAGCGAAGTCCTTTCCATCCATATGTCAGGGAACCTAAGCGGGACTGTACGTTCTGCTGAAAGCGCTGCACAAATGAGCGATGCCAATGTAACTGTGATCGATTCCAGGTTCATTACACGTGCACTAGGATATCAAGTAATGGTGGCAGCGGAAATGGCTTTGAAAGGAGCATCGATGGATCAAATCCTTTCAGGTCTTGATACAGTACGTTCATCTACCAATTTATATATCGTAGTAGACACTCTCGAGAATTTAGTGAAGGGCGGACGAATTGGAAAAGGAAGGGCTTTGATTGGGTCTTTGCTGAATATTAAGCCGATCGCTTCGCTGGAAAATGGAGAATATACGCCGGTCACAAAAGTAAGAAGTCATTCTCAAGCGGTCAAATATTTGGCAAAGCAGTTTGCGGAAGATATCAAAAACAGGACGGTAAAAAGCGCAGCAATCATGCACGCGGAAGGACTGGAATTGGCCTTGGCGTTAAAGAAAAAAATTAAAGAAACAACCGGATATGAGGAAATTGAAATCGATGATACAACACCGATCATCAGTACCCACACCGGGGCAGGAACGATCGGGTTGGTATATTACACAGAATAG